Genomic window (Roseivirga sp. 4D4):
CCTGATTCTGAACAATGGTATAAGGCAAGAAGGACAGAAATGGGGGCAAGAACATGCTCCTGAAATTGATCCCTTTGTAGCCAACAATTTAAGATTAATCAAAGGAGCTGCCGCAGTGAAGTATGGTTCTGATGCTATTGGTGGGGTCATTTTGGTCAACCCTGCAGAGTTGCCTAACAGCCCCTCGTTTTCAGGCAGGGTGAATGCACTAGGGGCTTCGAATAGCAGGTTGTATGCCACCTCTGCTCTTTTCGAGGGAGGTATAAAAGGTTTGGATGGTTTCGGATGGCGCGTTCAAGGTACTTTTAAAAAAGGAGGAGATGCTCAGGCGGCTGACTATCGCCTTACGAATACGGGTACTGAAGAACAAAATTTTTCCTTGGGCTTTGGCTATCATAAAGAGAATGCAGGCCTTGAGATTTTCTACAGTAGCTTCGATGCGGAATTAGGTGTGCTGAGAAGTGCGCATATTGGGAACCTGACAGATTTGCAATTGGCTATCAATAGTGATAGGCCCTTGTTTATCGAAGACTTCAGTTATGATATTAATAATCCATTTCAGGCGGTCAAGCATCAATTGTTGAAGGCAAATGGTCATGTTGAGTACAAGGATCTTGGTGATTTTTCCATACAGTATGGCCTTCAAAAGAATCAGAGAGAGGAGTTTGATATAAGAAGAGCAGGCAGATCTACTATTCCTGCGCTTTCGTTAGACCTAGTAACACATACGCTCGATGTTGACTTAGATATGGAGGTAAGAGGAAACTGGAAGTGGGATGTTGGTGCCAGTTTCTTATATCAGGTGAACGAGAATAATCCTGAAACGGGCATTCGTCCCTTGATTCCAGATTTTGAAAATTGGACCGCTGGTGCGCACGTCATTGGGCGCTTTATTAAAACAGCCTATGAACTAGAATTTGGTGTTCGATATGATTACAGGCATTATTTGGTAAAGCGTTTTGATCGGAATAATAACCTTTTGAAACCTGAATTTGATTTTAATAATGTGACTGGCTCTGTTGGAGCTGTATTCTTTTTGTCGAATGAATGGACCTTACGGTCGAACGTAGGGACAGCATGGAGGGCTCCGCACGTAAATGAGCTCTACAGTGAAGGGCTTCATCATGGGGCTGCTGCAATTGAAGAAGGCAATGATCAGTTAGTTTCCGAAAAGTCTGTCAAGTGGATCAATAGCTTAGAAAAATATACCGATCGGTATAGTTTAAATATTTCAGCTTACTACAACCTAATTACCGACTATATATACCTAAGGCCCGAAAGTGTAGCGCTGACGATACGAGGAGCGTTCCCTGTATTTGCCTATCGTCAGACTGACGCACTACTCTATGGCTTAGATACTGATTTTGAATATCGATTTTCAGATCGTTTAGAGGCTACAACTAAGTTATCCTTAATCAGAGCGAAAGACAGGCTCTTGGATAGTCCGCTGATTAACATACCAACTAGCCAATTGGAAGGAGCGTTCGTTTACAATTTTACTGAGGGGAGGCTCCAAAAACCATTTTTATCTGCTGGATTCAGAGCAGTGGCCAGACAGCGTAATGCGCCTAGGGTCGTAACGATCTCCGAGGTGCTGGAAGCAAGGAACAATGATGTTGATCTATTCGCGAGTGATCCATCAATCTTCGATTTTGTCGCACCACCTGATGGTTATGTCAATTTTAACCTCAGTGGCGGCTTTGACTTGAAATTTCAAAATGACCATAGACTGAACGTCTTTATGTCAATTGATAATTTATTCAATAATAGCTACAGGGATTACTTAAATCGCTTCAGATACTATGCAGATGATTTGGGAAGGAACGTGAGCCTTAAGCTTAGTTATAGCTTCTAATTAGCTATTTAACCAGACTCTCAATGTCTTTGAGTGTAAGGTTTCCTTCGTAGTACGCACGGCCAAAAATCACTCCTTTTACACCGATATCTTCGAGACGTTTGATGTCATCAACGGATCTTACACCACCACTGGCAAGGAAAAATATATCAGGAAACTTTTCTACCAGGCGTTCATACAATTCAAAATTTGGCCCCTCTTGAATGCCATCCTTGTCGACATCAGAACACTTGACGTACTTAATGCCCCGCATATAGAAATAGTCGATGTGATCGTCAAGTTCAGTTCTAGTATTTTTTTGCCAACCGCGTATCGCGATTTTGCCCTTCTTAGAATCTGCGCCCAAGGTGATTTTTTCACGACCATAAGAGAGCATCCATGAAGAGAACAATTCTTTTTTATCCACGGCTATTGAGGCTGCCGTAATGGAAGTGGCACCATACTCATATGCCTTGCTAATGTCTCCATCTGTTGAAATACCACCACTGAAGTCAATTTTCAGACCTGTGTATCCCGCGATTGATTCTAATATGTGGTAGTTGATTGGACTGCCTTTGAGTGCTCCATCCAAATCCACTATATGTATCTTTTGAATTCCGTACTCTTCAAATTGCTTCGCGATATCTACTGGACTGTTTTTATAGACCTTTTCACTCTTGTAGTCTCCTTGTTTGAGCCTAGTAAGCTTTCCGTCAATAATAGAGATAGAAGGTATAATTTGAATCATAGTGTCTCAGAAAAATCAATGGGGTTAAACTAGTAAAATTTAAGCTCACGAGCGGAGTGCAGAGTTTAAATTTTTGTTATAACCGAAGCTTATGAAAATACGAAAAATTAACGAATCCCCCAAGAAGGGCTCGAATCTTATTCTGGTTGGGCGTTCGTGATGAGTTTAAAGCCAGAGCCATGTAAGGTCATGATTTGAACGGATGGATCTACTTTCAAGTGCTTGCGCAGTTTTGCAATGTAGACGTCCATACTTCTGGCGTTGAAGTAACTATCATCCCTCCAGATCATCTTTAATGCAGTGGATCTATCCAAAGGCTGGTTGATATGTAAACAGAGCAACCTTAGAAGTTCAGACTCCTTGGACGTCAATTTTGTCTGATTATCGTTTTCAATTAGAAGCTGTTTATCGTAGTCGAAATGAAAGGCACCAAAATCAAAGTCTTTTTGGTCAGAAAACTGAGGGTTTTTCTCTCCCGTCCTTCTTAGAATAGCTTGAATTCTAAGGAGAAGTTCTTCCATGCTGAATGGCTTTGTGATGTAGTCATCGGCACCAATCTTGAACCCTTCAATCGTATCTTCTTTCATTGACTTGGCTGTAAGGAACATAATGGGTGTAACTGAGTCATTACGCCTGATTTCCTTCGCCATAGAAAAACCATCTTTTTTGGGAAGCATGATGTCGAATAGGCATAAGTCGAACGGCTCGCTTTTGAAGGCATTCAAGCCCTCTTCGCCATCTCGGCATAGACGAGTTTCATACCCTTTCAGGGAAAGGTATTCGTTCAATATTTGACCCAGGTTTGGATCGTCTTCTACCAATAATAATTTGAAACTAGCCATTGTTAAAGGGTAAGTAGATTTTAAATGTGCTTCCTTGTCCAACTTCACTTTTCACATTGATCGTGCCATGATGCAAGCCAACGATGTTTTTAACATATGATAATCCTAAACCAAAGCCTTTGACATCATGTACATTGCCAGTTGAAACTCGATAGAATTTATCAAAAATTTTCTCTATTGACTCTTTTGACATGCCAATCCCCTTGTCAGAGATCTTTAGAATGATACCAGTTGAAATGTTATCAGTTCTGATATGGATTTCAGGAGCTCCAGCAGAGTACTTATTGGCATTGTCCAATAGGTTGTAGATGATATTGGTCAGATGAACCTTATCAGCTTCGACCAATGGGTTAGAGGCAAGTAACTGACTGGTGATTTGTCCACCTCTCTTCTCAACGAGGATATTAATATTGACTAAAGCCTTTTCTATGATGTCATGGAGGTCGGCTTGCTCGAATTTGAGTTTGAAGTCTTTTTTATCCAGACTTGCGATCTGTAATACTTTTTCTACCTGAAGACCCAAACGTTTGTTCTCATCTCTGATTACTTGAACGTAGCGATCGACAATAGCCTTATTGCCCTTGATATCATCGTCCTGCAAGGCTTCAGTAGCCAATGAAACAGTGGCAATAGGTGTTTTGAATTCGTGGGTCATGTTATTCACGAAGTCGTTCTTGATCTCAGATAACTTCTTTTGCCTTAGGATAACCATGATTGCATAGGCAAAACATGCGATTACAATGATCAACAAGAGCCCGGATGCCGATAGGGGAACTATAGCCTGCTGCATAAGGTATCTTTTCTTACCAGGAAAATCTATAGCCAGATAAAACTCTTTTTCATTTAAATCGGTAGGGAAAAGATTTACGGCCAGGTCAGAATTCTTAATGCCTTCTTCATCACTTTTAAATTCTGCATTCAGTAGTTTCACTTCATTGGTAGGTTCATGCAGAATACCATAATTGTAAGGAATGTCTAAGCCTCTGTTTGCGAGTTCTTCAGACAGTAAAGTGTCAAGAACGTCAGGGTTTACTCTTGCAAAGAGGTTGTTGCTTCCCGCGAGATGATTAAACCAGCTTTGTTTCATCATCTCGATCCGTCTATTCATTTGACGCTCCATTTCAATTTGTCTAGCGCGAGAATTGGCAAGCTGGTTGGGGTTAAATCCGGGTGTTTGCATTAGTGATTCGAAACCAAACTCAAATACCACTTGACCAGTGGTTTCATCAACTAACTGGAAGGTACCTGACATGAATTCTTCTGAGGGAGGAATCTCGCCTTGTGGCATTCCTTCGCTGTTACTTACCAGGGTATTCATGGTGTCGAAAGGCACATTCCTTTGGGGTAATGGGCGGACCCCAGTGTTCATCCCACGTTGCAGAAAACTAATGTCATTTTCAATGGCCAGGCGCTGGGTAACCTGTATCAGGGCATCATTCACATTTTGGTTGAAGCGTTCCTTATTCACCTTGTTCACCTCAGTAATCCAATAGTACTGAAAGGCCACGAGTCCCAGAAGGGCGCAGCTTAGTAAACCAATCAACCAACGAATCCGCACACGGCTCATGC
Coding sequences:
- a CDS encoding response regulator transcription factor codes for the protein MASFKLLLVEDDPNLGQILNEYLSLKGYETRLCRDGEEGLNAFKSEPFDLCLFDIMLPKKDGFSMAKEIRRNDSVTPIMFLTAKSMKEDTIEGFKIGADDYITKPFSMEELLLRIQAILRRTGEKNPQFSDQKDFDFGAFHFDYDKQLLIENDNQTKLTSKESELLRLLCLHINQPLDRSTALKMIWRDDSYFNARSMDVYIAKLRKHLKVDPSVQIMTLHGSGFKLITNAQPE
- a CDS encoding TonB-dependent receptor — translated: MLRGPLSIFLIFLLAAGISNAQTHCVYDIKGRVISAESGKGIPFATIEITADSGKQVLVNKSDGSFEVLSICQPEVSILVRFIGFQTFEEKMVLKSGQNDIEIKLLVDVKNLGEVTVEEEKVADIVTIQRSEINKEALTKSAGASLGETLTEITGVNMLQTGPTIAKPVIHGLHSNRILILNNGIRQEGQKWGQEHAPEIDPFVANNLRLIKGAAAVKYGSDAIGGVILVNPAELPNSPSFSGRVNALGASNSRLYATSALFEGGIKGLDGFGWRVQGTFKKGGDAQAADYRLTNTGTEEQNFSLGFGYHKENAGLEIFYSSFDAELGVLRSAHIGNLTDLQLAINSDRPLFIEDFSYDINNPFQAVKHQLLKANGHVEYKDLGDFSIQYGLQKNQREEFDIRRAGRSTIPALSLDLVTHTLDVDLDMEVRGNWKWDVGASFLYQVNENNPETGIRPLIPDFENWTAGAHVIGRFIKTAYELEFGVRYDYRHYLVKRFDRNNNLLKPEFDFNNVTGSVGAVFFLSNEWTLRSNVGTAWRAPHVNELYSEGLHHGAAAIEEGNDQLVSEKSVKWINSLEKYTDRYSLNISAYYNLITDYIYLRPESVALTIRGAFPVFAYRQTDALLYGLDTDFEYRFSDRLEATTKLSLIRAKDRLLDSPLINIPTSQLEGAFVYNFTEGRLQKPFLSAGFRAVARQRNAPRVVTISEVLEARNNDVDLFASDPSIFDFVAPPDGYVNFNLSGGFDLKFQNDHRLNVFMSIDNLFNNSYRDYLNRFRYYADDLGRNVSLKLSYSF
- a CDS encoding sensor histidine kinase, which translates into the protein MSRVRIRWLIGLLSCALLGLVAFQYYWITEVNKVNKERFNQNVNDALIQVTQRLAIENDISFLQRGMNTGVRPLPQRNVPFDTMNTLVSNSEGMPQGEIPPSEEFMSGTFQLVDETTGQVVFEFGFESLMQTPGFNPNQLANSRARQIEMERQMNRRIEMMKQSWFNHLAGSNNLFARVNPDVLDTLLSEELANRGLDIPYNYGILHEPTNEVKLLNAEFKSDEEGIKNSDLAVNLFPTDLNEKEFYLAIDFPGKKRYLMQQAIVPLSASGLLLIIVIACFAYAIMVILRQKKLSEIKNDFVNNMTHEFKTPIATVSLATEALQDDDIKGNKAIVDRYVQVIRDENKRLGLQVEKVLQIASLDKKDFKLKFEQADLHDIIEKALVNINILVEKRGGQITSQLLASNPLVEADKVHLTNIIYNLLDNANKYSAGAPEIHIRTDNISTGIILKISDKGIGMSKESIEKIFDKFYRVSTGNVHDVKGFGLGLSYVKNIVGLHHGTINVKSEVGQGSTFKIYLPFNNG
- a CDS encoding HisA/HisF-related TIM barrel protein, whose translation is MIQIIPSISIIDGKLTRLKQGDYKSEKVYKNSPVDIAKQFEEYGIQKIHIVDLDGALKGSPINYHILESIAGYTGLKIDFSGGISTDGDISKAYEYGATSITAASIAVDKKELFSSWMLSYGREKITLGADSKKGKIAIRGWQKNTRTELDDHIDYFYMRGIKYVKCSDVDKDGIQEGPNFELYERLVEKFPDIFFLASGGVRSVDDIKRLEDIGVKGVIFGRAYYEGNLTLKDIESLVK